A window from Trichomycterus rosablanca isolate fTriRos1 chromosome 21, fTriRos1.hap1, whole genome shotgun sequence encodes these proteins:
- the lztr1 gene encoding leucine-zipper-like transcriptional regulator 1 translates to MSWLIPGSIMSCKSKVAPSVDFDHSCSDSVEYLTLNFGPFETVHRWRRLPPCDEFVGARRSKHTVVAYRDAIYVFGGDNGKNMLNDLLRFDVKDCSWCRAFTTGTPPAPRYHHSAVVYGSSMFVFGGYTGDIYSNSNLKNKNDLFEYKFATGQWTEWKVEGRLVARSAHGATVYNEKLWIFAGYDGNARLNDMWTINLQDREQACWEEIEQSGEIPPSCCNFPVAVCQDKMFVFSGQSGAKITNNLFQFEFNGHIWTRIPTEHLLRGSPPPPQRRYGHTMVAFDRHLYVFGGAADNTLPNELHCYDVDSQTWEVIQPSADSEMPSGRLFHAAAVIHDAMYIFGGTVDNNVRSGEMYRFQFSCYPKCTLHEDYGKLWENRQFCDVEFILGEREERVLGHIAIVTARCQWLRKKILQARHKQRSKHESGGEDSEDFRTDRQKDHSSPGKSSRGPLLLEVAIREAEAQPFEVLMQFLYTDKIQYPRRGHVQDVLLIMDVYKLALSFKLSRLEQLCVQYIEASVDLQNVLSVCENANKLQLDQLKEHCLNFVVKETHFNQVIMTKEFEHLSTPLIVEIVRRKQQPPPRVYSDQPVDIGTSLVQDTKAYLEGAGLEFCDIILLLDGHPRPAHKAILAARSSYFEAMFRSFMPEDGQVNISIGELVPSKQAFESMLRYIYYGDVNMPPEDSLYLFAAPYYYGFSNNRLQAYCKQNLEMNVTVENVLQILEAADKTQALDMKKHCLHIIVHQFIKVSKLPNLRSLSQPLLLDIIESLASHISDKQCAEMSSDI, encoded by the exons ATGTCATGGTTGATTCCTGGAAGCATCATGTCCTGTAAATCAAAAGTTGCACCAAGTGTGGACTTCGATCACAGCTGCTCGGACAGTGTAGAGTATTTGACCCTCAACTTCGGTCCATTTGAGACTGTCCACCGATGGAGGCGACTTCCGCCCTGTGATGAGTTCGTGGGTGCAAG GCGGAGCAAGCACACCGTGGTGGCCTATAGGGATGCCAtctatgtttttggaggggacAATGG GAAGAACATGTTAAATGATCTGTTACGCTTTGACGTGAAGGACTGCTCATGGTGTCG GGCGTTTACCACCGGTACTCCACCAGCGCCCAGATATCATCACTCTGCTGTAGTGTACGGAAGCAGCATGTTCGTATTTG GTGGCTATACAGGAGATATCTATTCAAACTCCAACCTGAAAAACAAAAACGATCTCTTCGAGTACAAGTTTGCAACCGGCCAGTGGACCGAGTGGAAGGTTGAGGGAAG GTTAGTAGCCAGGTCTGCCCATGGTGCCACCGTCTACAATGAGAAGCTCTGGATCTTTGCTGGTTATGACGGAAATGCAAG ACTGAATGACATGTGGACCATCAATCTTCAGGATCGTGAGCAAGCTTGCTGGGAGGAG ATTGAACAGAGTGGTGAGATTCCACCTTCCTGCTGTAACTTCCCAGTAGCTGTATGTCAAGACAAGATGTTTGTCTTCTCTGGCCAAAGTGGAGCAAAGATCACCAACAACCTATTCCAGTTCGAGTTTAATGGTCACAT ATGGACGCGTATCCCTACTGAGCATTtactcaggggttcaccaccaccaccacagagaCGTTACGGTCACACGATGGTAGCGTTCGACCGCCACCTGTACGTGTTTGGGGGAGCAGCGGACAACACTCTGCCCAACGAGCTCCACTGCTATGATGTGGACTCACAGACCTGGGAGGTGATTCAGCCCAGTGCAGACAGTGAG ATGCCCAGTGGGAGACTCTTCCATGCTGCAGCAGTGATCCATGATGCCATGTACATATTCGGAGGAACAGTTGACAACAACGTTCGCAGTGGCGAGATGTACAGATTTCAG TTCTCATGTTATCCAAAATGCACCCTTCATGAAGACTACGGCAAGCTGTGGGAGAACCGACAGTTCTGTGATGTGGAGTTTATCCTCGGAGAG AGAGAGGAGAGGGTTCTGGGTCATATCGCTATAGTTACAGCTCGTTGCCagtggctgaggaagaagattCTCCAGGCCAGACACAAACAG AGGAGTAAACATGAATCAGGAGGTGAGGACAGCGAGGACTttagaacagacagacagaaggaccATTCCAGTCCTGGGAAGTCCTCCAGGGGTCCTCTGCTATTGGAGGTGGCCATCAGGGAGGCAGAGGCTCAGCCATTTGAAGTGCTCATGCAATTCCTGTATACGGATAAGATCCAGTACCCACGCAGAG GTCACGTTCAGGATGTCCTGTTGATCATGGACGTATATAAACTTGCTCTGAGCTTCAAGCTGTCGCGGCTGGAGCAGCTGTGTGTGCAGTACATCGAGGCCTCTGTTGACCTGCAGAACGTCCTCAGCGTGTGTGAGAACGCAAACAAACTGCAGCTCGACCAGCTCAAG gagcaTTGTCTTAACTTCGTGGTGAAGGAGACCCACTTTAATCAGGTGATCATGACCAAAGAGTTCGAGCACCTCTCCACCCCTCTGATTGTGGAGATAGTGAGACGCAAACAGCAGCCACCACCCAGAGTTTACTCCGATCAGCCGGTGGATATAG GTACGTCTCTGGTTCAGGACACGAAGGCTTACCTGGAAGGGGCGGGTCTGGAATTCTGTGATATCATCCTGCTGCTGGACGGTCATCCTCGGCCGGCTCATAAAGCCATACTGGCAGCTCGTTCCAG TTATTTTGAGGCCATGTTCCGCTCATTCATGCCTGAGGACGGCCAGGTGAACATCTCAATAGGAGAGTTGGTGCCTAGCAAACAGGCCTTCGAGTCCATGCTGCGCTACATTTACTACGGAGACGTCAACATGCCCCCCGAGGACTCGCT GTATCTGTTTGCAGCACCGTATTATTACGGCTTCTCCAATAACAGACTGCAGGCTTACTGCAAGCAGAACCTGGAGATGAACGTCACTGTGGAGAACGTTTTGCAG ATCCTTGAAGCAGCTGACAAGACTCAGGCTCTGGATATGAAGAAGCACTGCCTGCATATCATAGTGCACCAGTTCATTAAG GTGTCCAAGCTCCCCAACCTGCGATCGCTCAGCCAGCCGCTGCTGTTGGACATCATAGAGTCTCTGGCATCACACATATCAGATAAACAGTGTGCCGAGATGAGCTCCGATATATAG
- the cldn26 gene encoding putative claudin-24, whose product MVLLTIKTVQRVSLFVAFGGLVTTFITTFLPLWKTMNSELNEMENWYEGLWHTCIFTEEVGLQCKAFESLLTLPPVTLVSRILMCVSIASGFLGVLAAFFGLEGVEVGAGRERLKRNLLILGGVLILVSGMTTLAPVSLIAYVMVLEFWDEGLPDVMPRWEYGEAMFSAWFSGLLLVIGGSFLFVAVCMGDHQAKQQRKISCYNHTLQHQTLGRQNYSKTEIL is encoded by the coding sequence ATGGTTCTTCTGACTATTAAAACTGTTCAAAGAGTGTCACTCTTTGTAGCGTTTGGAGGCCTGGTAACAACCTTCATCACCACCTTTTTGCCTCTCTGGAAGACGATGAACTCGGAGTTGAACGAGATGGAGAACTGGTATGAGGGTCTGTGGCACACCTGCATCTTTACTGAGGAGGTTGGGTTGCAATGCAAGGCTTTCGAATCTCTACTCACCCTGCCTCCGGTCACGCTTGTGTCAAGGATTCTCATGTGCGTTTCCATCGCAAGTGGGTTCCTCGGCGTTTTGGCAGCGTTTTTCGGACTTGAAGGAGTCGAGGTTGGCGCAGGCAGAGAGAGGTTGAAAAGAAACCTTCTTATCCTGGGTGGCGTGCTCATTCTGGTGTCAGGGATGACCACGTTGGCTCCCGTCTCACTTATAGCATATGTGATGGTCCTGGAGTTCTGGGATGAAGGTCTGCCGGATGTGATGCCACGCTGGGAGTATGGTGAGGCCATGTTTTCTGCCTGGTTCTCAGGACTCCTGCTGGTTATTGGTGGCTCGTTTCTGTTTGTAGCGGTGTGTATGGGTGACCATCAAGCCAAACAGCAAAGGAAAATCTCCTGTTACAATCACACACTGCAACATCAGACTCTCGGCAGACAGAACTACTCAAAAACTGAGATTTTGTAA